A window of Formosa sp. Hel1_31_208 contains these coding sequences:
- a CDS encoding glycosyltransferase family 4 protein, which yields MKILILYTYNKGLLSSFFQELSMKLSNDGHTVFNYFLKHRKESFIQNGVEIYGDKRGSYVSNYKHIYKIIKQTQPDVIISNFSYVNPALLFGKLLKVKKNIVWFHTVYGHSAPSVFKVWVKALFLKMADIVIANSKVLEQELHSIYGVAKNRTTRIPFWTTILDFKADTEFSGIHANKSVLKVGCPGRLVADKNHEVVINAIHQLKNEDNQIHLYIAGDGDYKKELMRNIEKLDLESEITFLGQLNVNEMAAFYNQMDVVVLPSLHEAFGLVFIEAIALGIPVIVSTEFGALNFIDLNTFSVDTFTFNPKSVEGLKEKLMSYIRGEGLSSEFFKEIYHKTFEKEVIYQSIKSVINLKTDNPMA from the coding sequence TTGAAAATACTCATCTTATATACTTATAACAAAGGCCTACTGTCTAGTTTTTTTCAAGAACTCTCCATGAAATTGTCCAATGACGGACATACAGTCTTTAATTATTTTTTAAAGCATAGAAAAGAATCCTTTATTCAAAACGGTGTAGAGATTTATGGAGATAAGCGCGGGAGTTATGTCTCAAATTACAAACATATTTATAAGATCATTAAACAGACACAACCCGATGTTATTATTTCAAATTTCAGTTATGTGAATCCGGCCTTATTATTTGGTAAACTGTTGAAAGTAAAAAAAAATATTGTGTGGTTTCATACCGTCTATGGTCATAGTGCGCCGAGTGTATTTAAAGTATGGGTAAAAGCATTGTTTTTGAAAATGGCTGATATAGTCATCGCTAACTCAAAAGTATTAGAGCAAGAGTTGCATTCTATTTATGGTGTAGCTAAAAACAGAACGACTCGTATTCCTTTTTGGACAACTATTTTAGATTTTAAAGCTGATACAGAGTTTTCGGGAATTCATGCTAATAAATCAGTATTAAAAGTTGGTTGTCCCGGACGCTTGGTGGCTGATAAAAACCATGAGGTTGTAATTAATGCGATACATCAATTGAAAAATGAGGACAATCAAATTCATTTATATATTGCTGGAGATGGAGACTATAAGAAGGAGTTAATGAGGAACATAGAGAAACTAGATCTCGAATCTGAGATTACCTTTTTAGGGCAGCTAAATGTGAATGAAATGGCAGCCTTTTACAATCAAATGGATGTTGTTGTATTGCCAAGTTTACATGAAGCATTTGGTTTAGTATTTATTGAAGCGATTGCTTTGGGTATTCCTGTAATAGTGTCTACAGAATTTGGGGCACTTAATTTTATCGACCTAAATACATTTTCGGTTGATACGTTTACTTTTAATCCAAAGTCCGTTGAAGGCTTAAAAGAAAAACTAATGTCATATATTCGTGGAGAAGGATTGTCAAGTGAGTTCTTCAAAGAAATATATCATAAAACTTTTGAAAAAGAGGTCATCTATCAATCCATAAAAAGCGTCATTAATTTGAAGACCGATAACCCTATGGCATAA
- a CDS encoding sulfotransferase, whose product MSNKQHKVIVVGLPKTGTSTLAVMLRILNYKVTGPDIHYQFQDTSYLEKQFSEYDAFQDYPWCFEWERYINNPEVKCIILHRDFESWWKSFYDSYGNKNDRYLSFSYMKLSKTEANKALFLDYFNRYYNTAHKFTETYPKRALSTTIKTLEWTELCDFLDEKLPKNILGRLVKKPHVNKQNSKTRKTIKFKILNMIKYVLLKILSQKTYLKLGVFLRKNISY is encoded by the coding sequence TTGTCTAATAAACAACATAAAGTGATTGTCGTTGGCTTGCCTAAAACAGGAACCTCAACCCTAGCAGTCATGTTGAGAATTCTGAATTATAAAGTCACAGGTCCAGATATACATTATCAATTTCAAGATACCAGCTATTTAGAGAAACAATTTAGCGAATATGACGCATTTCAAGATTATCCATGGTGTTTTGAATGGGAACGATATATCAATAACCCAGAAGTGAAATGTATTATACTACATCGCGATTTTGAATCGTGGTGGAAAAGTTTTTATGACTCTTATGGCAATAAAAATGACAGGTACTTATCATTTAGTTACATGAAACTATCAAAAACGGAAGCGAATAAAGCACTCTTCTTAGACTATTTCAATAGGTATTACAACACAGCCCATAAGTTTACTGAGACATATCCCAAACGCGCATTGAGCACAACGATTAAGACACTGGAATGGACAGAGCTGTGTGATTTTTTAGATGAAAAATTACCTAAAAACATATTGGGAAGGTTAGTAAAGAAACCCCATGTGAATAAGCAGAATTCGAAAACTAGAAAAACAATTAAATTCAAAATATTAAATATGATTAAATATGTATTGCTCAAGATTTTAAGTCAAAAAACTTATCTTAAATTAGGGGTCTTCTTGAGGAAAAACATCAGTTACTAG
- a CDS encoding bifunctional 2-polyprenyl-6-hydroxyphenol methylase/3-demethylubiquinol 3-O-methyltransferase UbiG, translated as MTNYEFMRWVTFSLMPTHLVTVRNDIKRLLKSYKGTNGKCSVLDVGGRKSPYTINLSADITLLDVPQESGTKEDLNLGFTSDILKTIQKKRSNIKDVIIEDMTQSTLDDASYDAVVCIEVIEHVEEDDIFVENIAKVIAANGWAYFTTPNGDYIKNEGPDKNPDHVRHYTKAQLQTLLEKHFTSVDVHYAVKTGKYRVQGLKSFKLSDPFGIIKSIGSNIINRFESRGVGKTASKTAHLVAIGYK; from the coding sequence ATGACAAACTACGAATTCATGCGATGGGTGACCTTTTCTCTGATGCCGACACATTTAGTGACCGTTCGCAATGATATCAAACGACTGTTGAAGTCGTATAAAGGAACGAATGGCAAGTGTTCCGTTTTAGATGTGGGTGGTCGAAAATCGCCTTATACGATTAATCTGTCTGCAGATATTACCTTATTAGATGTGCCACAAGAAAGCGGCACAAAAGAAGATTTGAATTTAGGGTTTACAAGCGACATATTAAAAACCATTCAAAAAAAACGAAGTAATATAAAAGACGTTATTATTGAGGATATGACACAATCTACCCTTGATGACGCCTCTTATGACGCCGTTGTTTGTATTGAAGTTATCGAACACGTTGAAGAGGATGACATTTTTGTCGAAAACATAGCAAAGGTTATTGCGGCTAATGGTTGGGCTTATTTTACAACACCTAATGGCGATTATATTAAGAATGAAGGTCCAGACAAAAACCCTGATCATGTGCGCCATTATACAAAGGCTCAGTTACAGACCTTACTCGAAAAACATTTTACTTCAGTGGATGTGCATTATGCGGTAAAAACAGGAAAGTATCGCGTTCAAGGCTTAAAAAGTTTTAAACTCAGTGATCCTTTCGGCATTATAAAATCAATAGGTTCCAATATTATAAATCGATTTGAATCTAGAGGTGTCGGAAAAACGGCCTCAAAAACCGCCCATTTAGTAGCGATAGGATATAAATAA
- a CDS encoding glycosyltransferase, protein MSKTKTQKTTIGIVLSTVPRYSETFFRNKIKGLQSNGFEVVLFVDYRTDDDQDFPCKVVVAPKFDGHILKVLWISLFTFLKCLTVYPIQTIQHVKADRTDGIRLRSRLKRLILNQFLFSKQLDWLHFGFGMLAEGRENVASAIDAKMAVSFRGFDLYLSPLKHKNCYDLLFRKNAQYHVLSQEMKQDLMAYHIEAQNIRVITPAINTDFFYSEKQSHSNEVTQIVTVARLHWKKGIVYTLEAMQLLKQKGIHFHYTIIGDGEELERLQFAVHQLDLNTQVTFAGKLPQIEVKKRLEASHLYVQYSIQEGFCNAVLEAQAMGLMTIVSNAEGLSENVLHEKSGWVVPKRQPKQLAQRIIDVINLSSKDQEHIRTFAVARVRNEFNLMKQNQAFVHFYNN, encoded by the coding sequence ATGTCTAAAACTAAAACACAAAAAACCACAATAGGGATTGTATTGTCAACAGTTCCTCGGTATTCTGAGACCTTTTTTAGAAATAAAATTAAAGGTTTACAGAGCAATGGGTTTGAGGTGGTGTTATTTGTAGATTATCGCACTGACGATGATCAAGATTTTCCGTGTAAGGTTGTGGTTGCACCTAAATTTGATGGCCATATACTTAAGGTATTATGGATTAGTCTGTTTACTTTTTTAAAATGTTTGACGGTGTATCCAATACAAACGATACAACATGTCAAAGCTGATCGTACTGATGGTATAAGGTTGAGAAGTCGATTGAAACGATTGATTTTAAATCAGTTTTTATTTTCTAAACAATTAGATTGGTTACATTTTGGGTTTGGTATGTTAGCTGAAGGTAGAGAGAATGTCGCTAGCGCTATAGATGCTAAAATGGCCGTTAGTTTTCGCGGATTTGATTTGTATCTCTCTCCGCTGAAACATAAAAATTGCTATGATTTATTATTTCGAAAGAACGCACAATATCACGTGTTATCGCAAGAAATGAAACAGGATTTAATGGCTTACCATATTGAAGCCCAAAACATAAGAGTAATTACACCAGCGATCAATACCGATTTTTTCTATTCGGAAAAACAATCACATAGCAATGAGGTGACACAAATAGTAACGGTAGCCCGACTGCATTGGAAGAAAGGAATCGTGTATACCCTAGAGGCCATGCAGCTTCTTAAACAAAAAGGCATTCACTTTCATTATACAATTATTGGAGACGGTGAGGAGTTAGAGCGCTTGCAGTTCGCAGTGCATCAGCTTGACTTAAATACTCAAGTGACTTTTGCTGGTAAATTGCCGCAAATAGAGGTTAAAAAGAGACTAGAAGCTTCACATCTGTATGTGCAATATAGCATACAGGAAGGCTTTTGTAATGCCGTATTAGAGGCGCAAGCTATGGGATTAATGACTATCGTATCTAATGCTGAAGGTTTAAGTGAAAATGTGTTGCATGAAAAGTCGGGTTGGGTGGTGCCTAAGCGTCAGCCGAAGCAATTAGCGCAACGTATTATTGACGTCATCAACCTGTCTTCAAAAGATCAAGAACACATAAGGACATTTGCTGTGGCCAGAGTGCGAAATGAATTTAATTTAATGAAACAAAATCAGGCCTTCGTCCATTTTTATAATAACTGA
- a CDS encoding glycosyltransferase family 4 protein, whose translation MKHQKKIAIYSGDIPSTTFIERLILGVSRSNHKLYVFGFLKKSIPVYQGSVAVVGYKNTKIHKAFHLLKYSVLLFIFKRQQKSKLDHILKARSRNALSDKVKYYPVLWHQPDIFHLQWAKGLEDWIWVKEFGMQLVLSLRGAHINYSPIADKDIATMYHNYFPKVDAFHAVSKAIAVEAEKYGAQKEKINVVYSGLDVVPKHVENIKTNDVFNILSVGRSHWVKGYTYALDACKILKTANFNFKYTIIGAAENIELAYQIHDLGLQHNVELLDYMSFSRVQESIYQSDILLLSSIKEGLANVVLEAMSLKTLVLSTDCGGMNEVITNGVNGYLTPIRDPETMAQHIIEIANLPEDIKEKVREQGLKRIQLNHTTSQMVNDMIALYDGL comes from the coding sequence ATGAAACATCAAAAGAAAATAGCTATTTACTCTGGTGATATACCAAGTACAACCTTTATTGAGCGCCTTATTCTGGGTGTGTCTCGGTCTAACCATAAACTTTATGTATTTGGCTTTTTAAAAAAAAGCATACCGGTTTATCAGGGTTCGGTTGCCGTAGTAGGGTATAAGAATACCAAAATTCATAAAGCGTTTCATTTATTAAAATATAGCGTTTTGCTATTCATCTTTAAACGTCAACAAAAATCTAAACTTGATCACATACTTAAAGCGCGCTCTCGTAATGCGTTATCAGATAAAGTGAAGTACTATCCCGTATTATGGCATCAACCAGATATTTTTCATCTGCAATGGGCTAAAGGGTTGGAGGACTGGATCTGGGTGAAAGAGTTTGGAATGCAACTGGTATTAAGTCTTCGTGGGGCACACATTAATTACTCTCCTATTGCCGATAAGGACATAGCAACTATGTATCACAATTATTTCCCTAAAGTCGATGCGTTTCACGCAGTGTCTAAAGCTATAGCTGTTGAAGCTGAAAAGTATGGCGCCCAAAAGGAAAAAATAAATGTGGTTTATAGTGGTTTAGATGTGGTACCAAAACACGTTGAAAACATCAAAACAAATGATGTATTTAACATCCTTTCCGTTGGAAGATCGCATTGGGTGAAAGGCTATACCTATGCCTTGGATGCGTGTAAGATTTTAAAAACTGCAAATTTCAACTTTAAATATACCATCATAGGTGCTGCTGAAAATATTGAATTAGCGTATCAAATCCATGATTTAGGACTTCAGCATAATGTGGAGCTACTTGATTATATGTCGTTTAGTCGAGTGCAAGAGTCTATTTATCAATCAGATATATTACTACTATCAAGTATTAAAGAAGGTTTGGCCAATGTGGTTTTAGAAGCCATGTCATTAAAAACGCTGGTCTTATCTACTGATTGTGGTGGAATGAATGAAGTCATCACCAATGGTGTTAATGGCTATTTAACACCTATTCGAGACCCTGAAACCATGGCGCAACATATAATTGAGATAGCCAATTTGCCTGAAGATATCAAAGAAAAGGTGCGTGAGCAAGGCCTAAAAAGAATACAATTAAATCATACAACCAGTCAAATGGTCAATGATATGATTGCATTATATGACGGACTCTAA
- a CDS encoding MBOAT family protein yields MLFNSLDFAVFLPIVFILYWYIVHRSLNLQNLVLVIVSYVFYAWWDYRFLALIAISTLIDFFVAKALKKEDKQKRRAYLLVLSLLVNLGMLAFFKYYNFFIDSWVDAWQMFGIHMQTSTLNIILPVGISFYTFQTLSYTIDVYRKKIEPTHSLVQFAAFVSFFPQLVAGPIERASHLLPQFNKKRIFNFEMAMSGFYLIIWGLFKKVVIADNCAFFVNQIFDGATGYSSAELFLGALLFGFQIYGDFSGYSDIAIGVARLFGFSLMTNFSFPYFSRDIAEFWRRWHISLSTWFRDYLYIPLGGSRGNRLKQLRNVFIVFLVSGFWHGANWTFIIWGTVHALLFLPLLLAKRNRIHVDTTRMSYAQIPKLLLTFILVTLAWIFFRADTVTIAWQFLIDIFSFNGVGLDVFVKSSKTILFSLIILTSILILLVFEGWAVQHNKKEVVLSKYTAILITLLICFMGVFKNPSDFIYFQF; encoded by the coding sequence ATGCTATTTAACTCTCTTGATTTTGCTGTTTTTTTGCCTATAGTTTTTATACTGTATTGGTATATCGTCCATCGGTCATTAAATCTGCAAAACTTAGTTTTAGTCATTGTAAGTTATGTGTTCTATGCCTGGTGGGATTACAGGTTTTTAGCGCTTATAGCCATAAGTACACTCATAGATTTCTTTGTAGCTAAAGCCTTAAAGAAAGAAGACAAGCAAAAACGCAGAGCCTATCTTTTAGTGTTGAGTTTGTTGGTGAACCTTGGAATGTTAGCCTTTTTTAAATACTACAACTTTTTTATAGACAGTTGGGTTGACGCCTGGCAAATGTTTGGGATTCATATGCAAACATCTACCTTAAATATCATACTTCCCGTTGGGATTTCATTTTATACATTTCAAACCTTAAGTTATACCATTGATGTGTATCGGAAAAAAATTGAACCGACCCATAGTTTAGTTCAGTTTGCGGCTTTCGTGTCCTTTTTTCCGCAGCTCGTCGCTGGTCCTATTGAACGGGCTTCTCATTTATTACCGCAGTTTAATAAAAAACGGATATTCAATTTCGAAATGGCAATGAGCGGTTTCTACTTGATTATTTGGGGCTTATTTAAAAAAGTTGTTATCGCCGATAACTGTGCGTTTTTCGTCAATCAAATCTTTGATGGTGCTACAGGTTATTCGTCTGCAGAATTGTTTTTAGGTGCTTTGCTGTTCGGATTTCAAATCTATGGTGATTTTTCAGGCTATTCTGATATCGCCATTGGAGTGGCGCGATTATTCGGGTTTTCATTAATGACGAACTTTTCATTTCCGTATTTTTCCAGAGATATCGCAGAGTTTTGGCGACGCTGGCATATATCTTTGTCAACCTGGTTTAGAGACTACCTCTATATTCCTCTGGGTGGTTCAAGAGGGAACCGTCTAAAACAACTAAGAAATGTATTCATTGTATTTCTCGTTAGCGGATTTTGGCACGGGGCTAATTGGACCTTCATTATCTGGGGAACCGTTCATGCACTCCTCTTTTTACCCTTACTTCTAGCGAAAAGAAATCGCATCCATGTGGATACAACACGCATGTCATATGCTCAAATCCCTAAACTATTGCTCACATTTATCTTGGTGACCTTAGCATGGATCTTTTTTAGAGCCGATACAGTGACGATCGCATGGCAATTCCTAATAGATATCTTTAGCTTTAATGGTGTTGGTTTAGATGTTTTCGTCAAAAGCTCCAAAACGATCTTATTCTCACTAATAATTTTAACAAGTATTCTTATCTTGTTAGTGTTTGAGGGATGGGCTGTTCAGCATAATAAAAAAGAAGTGGTATTGTCAAAATATACCGCAATACTAATAACGCTATTAATTTGTTTTATGGGTGTGTTTAAGAACCCATCAGACTTTATTTATTTTCAATTCTAG
- a CDS encoding sulfotransferase, with translation MGTANQNNWTSKHPEYLPDFIIGGAMKSGTTSIHAILDAHPEVAIARDELGFFDIDSMLQHPDFNFYDAKHKVWLRQSMEQHPELLWDWYHSKFKDLKTTSNCVGEDSTSYLASRIAAKRISMQDKPIKLIFMLRHPTKRVISNYLHKLKSGRAIYSLEETLRYAPNSIIERSLYKEQLEFYYKHIPFDRIKIVLFEDFIQNKEASIKAICDFLNINFDAFDKTVFDTHSNKTKVPKYIGLQLFRNRLLKKTGNYRYSNFLPIQPSFQVRMPLWMRVTDKLHKKINPQSSKYTFEASKDSLRCLDDYFKTELEGIDDLVKKEVYSKWFKDE, from the coding sequence ATGGGTACTGCTAATCAGAATAATTGGACATCTAAACATCCGGAATATTTACCGGATTTCATCATTGGAGGTGCCATGAAATCTGGGACAACAAGTATACATGCCATATTAGATGCCCATCCAGAAGTAGCCATAGCGCGAGATGAATTAGGCTTTTTTGATATCGACAGTATGTTACAACATCCCGATTTTAACTTTTATGATGCGAAACATAAGGTCTGGTTGCGCCAGTCTATGGAGCAACATCCAGAATTATTATGGGATTGGTACCATTCAAAATTTAAAGACCTTAAAACCACCTCCAATTGTGTTGGGGAAGATTCTACGTCCTATTTAGCTTCTAGGATTGCTGCAAAACGGATTAGTATGCAGGATAAACCCATTAAGTTGATTTTTATGTTGCGCCACCCAACAAAACGTGTCATTTCAAATTATCTCCATAAATTAAAATCGGGTCGCGCAATTTATTCGCTGGAAGAGACGCTACGATACGCTCCAAATAGTATTATAGAAAGGAGTTTGTACAAAGAACAGCTAGAGTTTTATTATAAACACATACCTTTCGATAGAATCAAAATTGTGTTGTTTGAAGATTTTATTCAGAATAAAGAAGCAAGTATTAAAGCTATTTGTGATTTTTTAAACATCAATTTTGATGCCTTTGATAAGACGGTGTTCGATACCCATTCTAATAAAACAAAAGTCCCAAAATATATTGGTCTGCAGTTGTTTAGAAACCGATTATTGAAAAAGACTGGCAACTATAGATATTCCAATTTTTTACCAATTCAACCTAGTTTTCAAGTGCGTATGCCCTTGTGGATGAGGGTGACAGATAAACTGCACAAAAAAATAAACCCTCAAAGTAGCAAGTATACTTTCGAAGCTTCAAAAGATTCGCTACGATGTCTTGACGATTACTTTAAAACGGAGCTTGAAGGGATTGATGACCTTGTGAAGAAAGAGGTCTATTCAAAATGGTTTAAAGACGAATAA
- a CDS encoding glycosyltransferase family 4 protein — protein sequence MSKKIRVLYTISNFDTSGSGKSVYDLVKHIDRDVFEPEICCTRDDGLFFKEVEKLDAKIHIFPFKTNYRPWLSFPFRVLKIKRFFKAQQFDLIHSWNWSSDISEPLAARLAGIPYIYTKKAMGWGNKYWTWKSKLSTKIIAVNRDMMVQYFADMMDKVVRFPLAIDTEVYKPSAIVSDISKTTYFKTDDFVILSIANLVAVKGIEVLIEAVEQLNDDHIKVLIVGNDTNDYGRHLKEHYKANNNIVFAGKQLEVRPFLELADVFVIPTKDEGRREGIPNAPLEAMASECVVLGSNVSGVKDILNAFPECLFKASDVKELAEKIKEVKQMSQNDRSNLASRMRQQVIKEFSIETFLKNHETLYLSIVKQE from the coding sequence ATGTCAAAAAAAATACGTGTTTTATATACCATATCTAATTTTGATACGTCAGGCAGTGGGAAATCTGTCTATGATTTGGTAAAACATATAGATAGAGATGTGTTTGAGCCCGAAATATGTTGCACCCGAGATGACGGCTTGTTCTTTAAAGAGGTCGAAAAATTAGATGCTAAAATTCATATCTTCCCCTTCAAAACGAACTATAGACCTTGGCTTAGCTTTCCGTTTAGGGTATTGAAAATAAAACGATTTTTTAAAGCGCAGCAATTTGATCTCATACATTCATGGAATTGGAGTTCTGATATTTCCGAACCTTTAGCAGCGAGACTTGCCGGAATACCCTATATCTATACAAAAAAAGCAATGGGATGGGGTAATAAGTATTGGACATGGAAATCTAAATTAAGCACTAAAATTATTGCAGTCAATCGGGATATGATGGTACAATATTTTGCAGATATGATGGATAAAGTGGTTCGATTTCCATTGGCAATAGATACAGAGGTGTATAAACCTTCTGCAATTGTATCCGATATATCTAAAACGACCTATTTTAAAACAGATGATTTTGTGATTTTGTCTATTGCAAATTTAGTGGCTGTAAAAGGGATTGAAGTTCTTATTGAAGCTGTCGAGCAGTTAAATGATGATCACATAAAGGTACTTATCGTTGGAAATGACACGAATGACTATGGCAGACATCTTAAAGAACACTACAAAGCCAATAATAATATTGTATTTGCGGGCAAGCAATTGGAAGTAAGACCATTTTTGGAGCTGGCAGATGTATTTGTGATACCCACTAAAGATGAAGGAAGGCGTGAAGGGATTCCGAATGCACCTTTAGAAGCTATGGCATCAGAATGTGTTGTTTTAGGTTCTAATGTGTCGGGTGTAAAAGATATTCTGAACGCATTTCCCGAGTGCTTATTTAAAGCTAGTGACGTAAAGGAATTGGCTGAAAAAATTAAAGAAGTGAAACAGATGTCTCAAAATGACAGATCAAACCTTGCTTCGAGAATGAGGCAACAAGTGATTAAAGAATTTTCAATTGAAACCTTTCTTAAAAATCACGAAACCTTATATTTAAGTATTGTAAAACAAGAGTAA
- a CDS encoding serine acetyltransferase, with protein MNRFTFIIKHAYKKLLLNVLYKAYVVNDFVIQADINQTINVRGCSVTPDTLEKKFYHLMLYYPDFAFIFFWRIKRSGHKWKHWFTKDLPCKLFRSTKIEGGMMCYHPFATVINAKSIGKNFQFRNGLTIGNKGNDNSLVPTIGNDVTVGANVVIIGDITIGNHVVIGAGSVVVKDVPSNSIIAGNPARVIKQIDKT; from the coding sequence ATGAACCGTTTTACCTTTATCATAAAACACGCCTACAAAAAATTACTACTAAATGTCTTGTATAAAGCTTATGTAGTGAACGATTTTGTAATCCAAGCCGATATTAATCAAACGATTAATGTTAGAGGTTGTTCGGTGACACCAGATACACTAGAGAAGAAATTCTATCATTTAATGTTGTACTACCCAGACTTTGCCTTTATCTTTTTTTGGCGCATTAAACGCAGTGGTCATAAATGGAAACATTGGTTCACCAAAGACCTTCCCTGTAAACTGTTTAGAAGCACTAAAATTGAAGGCGGAATGATGTGTTATCATCCCTTTGCAACAGTAATAAATGCGAAGTCTATAGGTAAAAACTTCCAATTCCGAAATGGATTGACCATAGGGAATAAAGGCAACGATAATAGTCTAGTACCAACCATTGGAAATGATGTCACTGTAGGTGCCAATGTTGTGATAATTGGTGACATTACAATTGGAAATCATGTGGTTATTGGAGCGGGTTCTGTCGTCGTAAAAGATGTGCCTTCAAACAGTATAATTGCAGGGAATCCCGCAAGAGTTATTAAGCAAATCGACAAAACATAG
- a CDS encoding glycosyltransferase family 2 protein — protein sequence MKLSVIIPVFNGADFIQKSYNSIMHQNLDDFELLYVNNNSKDESVARIQELVNTDTRVKLLQQPKQGAAAARNMGIAHAKGDYVYIFDVDDEIYPNALNKMMAVLDQYEDRYAVFGKMVKSHRGISETQKPKDESDEVVLKDKPFWGLHWFSNLKDVVGPPAFLYRSTVFEKIGIYNEGIKNTEDTAFDIKLGMTCDIAFLDSYVYLYFKHALSTIEMAKKKENLTALHWTRFVKSHLPFYLENEVPLKYKSLLYTYLYQTTGKRIYETKGIGQRQLVLQEIKEDIAPVTFPILLRLLLGMLIIFPFSFLLKIYVYYLVPYYIKNHIKTL from the coding sequence ATGAAGTTATCAGTCATCATACCTGTTTTTAATGGAGCCGATTTTATTCAGAAATCATATAATTCTATCATGCATCAAAACCTCGACGATTTTGAATTGCTGTATGTGAATAATAATTCTAAAGATGAATCTGTAGCCCGTATTCAGGAGCTTGTCAATACTGATACCAGAGTGAAATTATTGCAGCAGCCTAAACAAGGTGCCGCTGCAGCCCGAAATATGGGCATAGCACACGCAAAAGGGGACTATGTATATATATTTGATGTGGATGATGAAATATATCCGAATGCCCTAAATAAAATGATGGCCGTATTAGATCAATACGAAGACCGATATGCGGTTTTTGGGAAAATGGTGAAATCGCATCGCGGTATTTCTGAAACTCAGAAACCCAAAGACGAATCGGATGAAGTGGTTTTAAAAGATAAACCATTTTGGGGCTTGCACTGGTTTTCAAATTTAAAAGATGTTGTTGGCCCTCCAGCTTTTTTGTATCGAAGCACAGTATTTGAAAAGATTGGAATTTATAATGAAGGCATTAAAAATACCGAAGACACCGCATTTGATATCAAGTTAGGGATGACCTGTGATATAGCGTTTTTAGATAGCTATGTGTATTTGTATTTTAAGCATGCACTCTCAACCATTGAAATGGCAAAAAAGAAAGAAAATCTTACGGCTTTACATTGGACGCGCTTTGTGAAATCCCATTTGCCATTTTACTTAGAAAATGAGGTACCGCTCAAATACAAATCGTTGCTGTATACCTACTTGTATCAAACCACTGGCAAACGCATATATGAAACTAAAGGCATTGGTCAACGACAATTAGTACTTCAAGAGATTAAGGAAGACATCGCTCCAGTGACATTTCCAATACTTTTGCGCTTATTATTAGGGATGTTGATAATATTTCCATTTTCATTTCTACTTAAAATATATGTTTACTACCTTGTTCCTTACTATATAAAAAACCATATCAAAACACTTTAA